Proteins encoded by one window of Lathyrus oleraceus cultivar Zhongwan6 chromosome 1, CAAS_Psat_ZW6_1.0, whole genome shotgun sequence:
- the LOC127079682 gene encoding protein TIFY 5A: MKRNCNLELCLYPPYVSDRNHMVEEEDNDLSSMQNQQQQPLTIFYDGKMCVIDVTEFQAKSILLLANKKVQEIVKTPTGSEPSTPAIVESPHQLYSPPGPALSMKMSLQRFLQKRKNRIQQASPYNH, translated from the exons ATGAAGAGGAATTGCAACTTGGAACTCTGCCTTTATCCTCCATATGTGTCTGATAGAAATCACAT GGTTGAAGAAGAAGATAATGATCTGAGCTCAATgcaaaatcaacaacaacagccGCTAACCATTTTCTACGATGGCAAGATGTGTGTTATTGATGTTACGGAGTTTCAG GCCAAATCCATCCTATTGCTGGCAAATAAAAAGGTGCAAGAAATAGTTAAGACACCAACAGGGTCAGAGCCATCGACACCAGCAATAGTAGAATCTCCACATCAATTGTATAGTCCTCCTGGTCCTGCTCTTTCAATGAAAATGTCTTTGCAACGGTTTCTACAAAAGAGAAAAAATAGGATCCAACAAGCTTCTCCATATAATCATTAG